A part of Candidatus Saccharibacteria bacterium genomic DNA contains:
- a CDS encoding Type 1 glutamine amidotransferase-like domain-containing protein: MRKLSLSSVSVATKNQKAFIDLIDKEPSEIKIALIENGADTYPENRREWVERARSMLEAVTRNISRIDLRTYVGRSNELLTKLRQFDMIWVGGGNVFYLRWLSEEVGLKEIINTLLNEGIVYGGDSAGAILVCPTIGEFASADDPEKAPKRFNDGLHIVDFIVVPHADHKKYRPLMMHIHQLLLKKHYQIVILRDDQAVIVKGKTIKVV; this comes from the coding sequence ATGAGAAAACTATCCCTGTCATCAGTATCGGTGGCAACAAAAAACCAGAAAGCGTTCATAGATTTAATTGACAAAGAGCCATCTGAAATCAAGATAGCGCTGATAGAGAATGGCGCTGACACCTATCCAGAAAATCGTAGAGAATGGGTTGAAAGAGCACGAAGTATGCTTGAGGCAGTGACCCGAAATATCTCAAGGATCGATCTACGAACTTACGTAGGGAGAAGTAATGAATTATTAACTAAGCTACGACAGTTTGACATGATATGGGTTGGAGGCGGAAACGTTTTCTACCTTAGGTGGCTGAGTGAGGAGGTGGGATTGAAAGAAATAATAAATACACTTTTGAACGAAGGGATAGTATATGGTGGTGATAGTGCAGGGGCAATTCTGGTTTGTCCGACAATTGGGGAGTTCGCATCCGCAGACGACCCTGAAAAAGCGCCCAAAAGGTTTAATGATGGCCTACATATTGTTGATTTTATAGTAGTTCCTCATGCAGATCATAAAAAATATCGTCCGCTTATGATGCACATTCACCAGTTACTGTTGAAAAAACACTACCAGATCGTCATTTTACGTGATGACCAGGCTGTCATAGTTAAAGGCAAAACGATAAAAGTTGTATGA
- the gyrB gene encoding DNA topoisomerase (ATP-hydrolyzing) subunit B, translating to MAKQKDDGSYDGSQIQVLEGLDPVRKRPGMYIGSTGYDGVHHLIKEIADNSVDEAIAGFGTRVDIRILADGGLEVTDDGRGIPVDKHPKTGLSTLETVLTVLHAGGKFGGGGYKVSSGLHGVGSSVVNALSVRMIAEVVKSGELYSVEFERGKTSIPFKKVGKTDRPQGTRITFYPDPEIFKETVEFDYKWVVSYLRHQAYLTKGLYGTVYDERTKERQAFYFEGGIKSYVKNLNIGKEVLADEVFYVERQVEDSMIEVAIQYNDTYIETVRPFANNVLTPDGGTHLVGFRAALTRVINDYARKNSLLKEKEDNLSGDDIREGLTAVILVKLPDPQFEGQTKNKLGNPEVRRYVEQVMNEYFAYFLDENPDAAKKIVGKALLAARARKAARAARDNVLRKGALDGMGLPGKLWDCSSKSPADSEIYIVEGNSAAGSAKEGRDNRTQAILPLRGKVLNTERARLDKMFANKEIVAMIQAFGVGIGEQFDINGLRYHKIIIMTDADVDGSHISTLLLTFFFRYMKEIVEGGYVYLAKPPLFSINKGQKKQYVYDEPQLDEALEATIADRRLRGIAVDDSEDRMKQAGVTVSRFKGLGEMDAEQLWETTMNPDNRVLIKVNVEDAERADAIFTKLMGDDVTLRKNFIQSEAKNAKLEELDI from the coding sequence ATGGCTAAACAAAAAGATGATGGCTCTTATGATGGCTCGCAAATCCAGGTTCTAGAGGGACTCGATCCAGTCCGCAAGCGTCCAGGAATGTATATCGGTAGTACTGGTTACGACGGTGTTCACCATCTTATAAAAGAAATTGCCGACAACTCCGTGGACGAGGCAATTGCGGGCTTTGGTACTAGAGTTGATATTCGTATTCTTGCCGACGGTGGTCTCGAGGTTACCGATGATGGGCGTGGTATTCCTGTTGATAAACACCCCAAAACTGGGCTTAGTACCCTGGAGACGGTACTCACTGTGCTTCACGCAGGTGGTAAATTCGGCGGGGGTGGCTACAAAGTGTCATCAGGACTCCACGGGGTTGGCTCATCAGTTGTCAATGCACTATCTGTCCGGATGATTGCTGAAGTAGTTAAGAGCGGAGAGCTTTATAGTGTTGAGTTCGAGCGCGGAAAAACTTCCATACCCTTCAAGAAGGTTGGTAAAACTGATCGTCCTCAGGGAACACGTATCACGTTTTATCCTGACCCTGAAATTTTTAAAGAGACGGTCGAGTTTGACTATAAATGGGTCGTCAGCTATTTGCGTCACCAAGCCTATCTCACCAAGGGTTTATACGGAACTGTTTACGACGAACGAACAAAAGAGCGTCAAGCATTCTATTTTGAGGGTGGAATTAAGAGTTATGTAAAGAATCTTAATATTGGCAAAGAGGTATTGGCTGACGAAGTGTTCTATGTCGAGCGGCAAGTTGAGGACTCGATGATCGAAGTGGCAATTCAGTACAACGATACCTATATTGAGACCGTGAGGCCGTTTGCTAACAATGTGCTTACCCCAGATGGCGGTACGCATCTTGTGGGATTTCGTGCTGCGCTGACGCGGGTTATTAACGACTATGCTCGTAAGAACAGCCTGTTAAAAGAAAAAGAGGATAACCTGAGCGGTGATGATATACGCGAGGGCCTAACTGCTGTTATTTTGGTAAAGTTACCCGATCCTCAGTTTGAGGGTCAGACAAAGAATAAACTTGGCAACCCTGAAGTTCGGCGCTATGTCGAACAGGTTATGAACGAATACTTTGCCTACTTCCTTGATGAAAACCCAGATGCCGCTAAAAAGATAGTCGGTAAGGCACTTCTGGCAGCTCGGGCCCGCAAGGCTGCTCGTGCTGCTCGAGACAATGTGCTGCGTAAGGGAGCACTTGACGGCATGGGTCTGCCCGGAAAACTATGGGATTGTTCAAGTAAAAGTCCCGCGGATAGTGAAATATATATTGTTGAGGGTAACTCTGCGGCCGGTTCTGCCAAAGAAGGGCGCGACAACCGCACGCAAGCAATCTTACCTCTACGAGGAAAAGTGCTGAATACTGAGCGGGCACGGCTTGATAAAATGTTTGCCAATAAAGAAATTGTAGCCATGATACAGGCATTTGGGGTTGGTATCGGTGAGCAGTTCGACATCAACGGGCTTCGCTACCATAAGATTATTATCATGACCGATGCTGACGTCGACGGTAGTCACATTTCTACTCTGCTACTGACATTCTTCTTCCGCTATATGAAAGAAATTGTCGAAGGTGGTTATGTATATCTTGCAAAACCGCCTCTCTTTAGCATTAACAAGGGTCAAAAAAAGCAATATGTCTATGATGAGCCACAGCTTGATGAAGCGCTTGAGGCGACGATTGCTGATAGAAGGTTGCGAGGTATTGCAGTCGACGATAGCGAGGACCGCATGAAGCAGGCTGGTGTGACAGTGTCACGATTCAAGGGGCTTGGTGAAATGGACGCCGAACAGCTATGGGAAACGACAATGAACCCCGATAACCGAGTATTAATAAAGGTAAATGTTGAAGATGCTGAACGTGCAGACGCAATTTTTACAAAGCTTATGGGCGATGATGTAACGCTTCGCAAAAACTTTATTCAGTCAGAAGCGAAAAACGCAAAGCTCGAAGAGCTAGATATTTAG
- the rpmI gene encoding 50S ribosomal protein L35, with the protein MPKLKTHKGTAKRIKLTSTGKLTRRRAFGNHMLSKKSKSRKRNINTTAEVTGAMKKNAKRALGV; encoded by the coding sequence ATGCCAAAACTCAAGACCCATAAGGGCACTGCTAAGCGCATTAAGCTAACCAGTACCGGCAAACTCACGCGCCGACGTGCATTCGGTAACCACATGCTCTCCAAAAAGAGCAAATCACGCAAACGTAACATCAACACAACTGCCGAAGTTACGGGCGCTATGAAGAAAAATGCTAAACGGGCGTTAGGAGTATAG
- a CDS encoding TraM recognition domain-containing protein, which produces MNSTSAFIGLFIITVLIVSGATAAFLIYRRTLREAKNYERGLKMVPILIHLPPASDDTVGENRDKRDLTEEVLSQAQVMYNIISSTATKGFKSKIYGQRHIAFEIIAREGLVYYYAVVPTVLTDVVSQAVAAAYPSARLEEVTEHNVFSKVGKISGTIGGEFTLKKPFYFPIATYMESKRDASRALLNAISAAGREDGVGVQFLLRPANEGWAKAAISYADKVVKNKGIKKSGFQGMIAPKDVMEALWKPPETNKDGKPEEKQMNAVDQQAVEAIQEKTRYPGYEVLVRVVVSSNTSSRSQALLKNIVAAFALFDSPSYNGFKFNLSKNIEELTTSFIFRFFPQQVNSSILNSVELATVFHLPDQNSIPTSQVQRQMSKQVDGPTQVMEQGLLLGYNEFRGVKKPIRLSDKDRRRHIHIIGQTGVGKSVLQENLAYQDMMDGRGFALVDPHGDSVEALLSKVPKERVEDVIYFNPSDMANPVGLNMFEFDHPDQKDFLVQEAISMLYGLYDPGHTGIVGPRLEHIFRNCALLLMSDPQGGTFIDIPKLLIDEEFMKSKLKYVTDQNVLDFWTKEFPASQRSSEAGEVISWVVSKFGPFISNDAMRNIIGQTKSGFNFPEIMNNKKILLVNLSKGKMGDLNSRLIGIIFVMKFQAAAMARASMAEEDRQDFTLYVDEFQNFATDSFETILSEARKYRLSLVLGNQFMTQLKEELREAIIGNVGTTITGRIGITDAEIMVKRYMPVFDAEDLTKLPNYQYVSVAQIEGVPSAPFSMNGIPPMGQSNPQLSDALKRLSAAKYGRPRGQVEQEIFARLSVKKNTPEGISAMPGNNPSSIGGGTGRSTIGSSGSSFLDEWLAKRKQLAPTTPPASSQPFGTPPVNTQLIPPNSPISPITTHSEFHSMAAGPVQTTVAKPVSSLATGPGSPATDEDEPVSDKPAGISQPDKDPSHLNLNDIADSEVSIKLR; this is translated from the coding sequence ATGAATAGCACTAGTGCGTTTATAGGCCTATTTATTATCACCGTGCTCATCGTCTCGGGAGCGACGGCAGCTTTTCTTATCTATCGCCGCACATTGCGCGAAGCTAAGAACTACGAGCGTGGGCTAAAGATGGTACCTATACTTATCCATCTTCCGCCAGCAAGCGACGATACGGTTGGTGAGAATCGCGATAAACGTGATTTGACGGAGGAAGTACTGTCACAAGCACAGGTTATGTACAACATCATCTCCAGCACGGCGACGAAAGGTTTTAAGAGTAAGATTTACGGTCAGCGACACATTGCTTTTGAAATAATCGCCAGAGAAGGACTTGTTTATTACTATGCTGTAGTCCCGACTGTACTGACCGACGTAGTGTCGCAGGCGGTAGCAGCGGCTTACCCTTCGGCACGGCTAGAAGAGGTAACAGAACACAATGTATTTAGTAAGGTAGGTAAAATTAGTGGCACGATTGGCGGCGAGTTTACCCTTAAAAAACCGTTTTACTTTCCCATTGCTACCTATATGGAATCAAAACGCGATGCCTCGAGGGCATTGTTGAATGCGATATCTGCCGCGGGGCGAGAAGATGGGGTGGGGGTGCAGTTTCTCCTTCGGCCCGCCAACGAAGGCTGGGCAAAAGCTGCTATTTCTTACGCAGATAAAGTTGTTAAGAACAAAGGGATAAAAAAATCTGGTTTCCAGGGTATGATTGCCCCAAAAGACGTTATGGAGGCACTCTGGAAACCGCCTGAGACCAATAAGGACGGTAAGCCTGAAGAGAAGCAGATGAATGCCGTTGACCAGCAGGCGGTAGAAGCGATACAAGAAAAGACGCGCTATCCTGGCTATGAGGTACTTGTGCGTGTGGTTGTATCGTCTAACACTTCTAGTCGTTCGCAGGCCTTATTGAAAAATATCGTGGCGGCATTCGCACTGTTTGATTCACCTAGCTACAATGGCTTCAAGTTCAATCTATCAAAAAATATCGAAGAGTTGACGACCTCGTTCATATTTAGGTTTTTTCCACAACAAGTGAATTCGAGTATCTTGAATAGTGTTGAGCTTGCCACTGTCTTCCATCTCCCAGATCAAAATAGCATCCCTACTTCTCAGGTACAGCGGCAGATGAGTAAGCAGGTTGATGGTCCCACGCAGGTTATGGAGCAGGGATTGTTGCTTGGCTACAATGAATTTCGCGGTGTTAAAAAGCCGATTCGACTGAGTGACAAAGACCGGCGACGACACATTCACATTATTGGTCAGACTGGTGTTGGTAAGTCTGTATTGCAGGAAAACCTGGCTTACCAAGATATGATGGATGGACGTGGGTTTGCACTTGTTGACCCGCATGGTGATTCAGTAGAGGCGCTGCTTAGCAAGGTCCCTAAGGAGCGCGTGGAGGATGTTATTTACTTCAATCCTAGCGACATGGCAAACCCGGTAGGACTGAACATGTTCGAGTTTGACCATCCCGACCAGAAAGACTTCCTGGTGCAAGAGGCAATTAGTATGCTTTATGGACTTTATGATCCAGGGCATACCGGTATTGTTGGACCGCGACTCGAGCACATCTTTCGAAACTGCGCCTTGCTTCTGATGAGCGATCCGCAGGGGGGCACCTTTATCGACATACCCAAACTCCTGATTGATGAGGAGTTCATGAAAAGCAAACTGAAGTATGTCACCGATCAAAACGTGCTAGATTTCTGGACAAAAGAGTTTCCGGCATCTCAGCGCTCAAGTGAGGCGGGTGAAGTGATTAGTTGGGTGGTGTCGAAGTTTGGTCCCTTTATTAGCAACGATGCCATGCGTAATATTATCGGTCAGACAAAAAGTGGGTTTAACTTTCCGGAGATAATGAATAACAAGAAAATACTGCTCGTCAATCTTTCGAAAGGAAAGATGGGTGATCTAAACTCTCGTCTGATCGGTATTATATTCGTTATGAAGTTTCAAGCGGCCGCAATGGCGCGTGCTAGTATGGCTGAAGAAGATCGTCAAGATTTTACGCTCTATGTCGACGAGTTCCAGAACTTTGCTACGGATAGCTTCGAGACAATTCTCTCTGAAGCACGTAAGTATCGACTAAGTCTCGTACTCGGCAACCAGTTTATGACTCAGCTCAAAGAAGAGCTGCGTGAGGCGATTATCGGTAATGTCGGTACCACCATAACGGGGCGTATCGGTATTACTGATGCCGAGATTATGGTAAAACGCTACATGCCAGTATTCGATGCAGAAGATCTGACGAAACTCCCGAACTATCAGTACGTCAGTGTGGCCCAAATAGAGGGTGTGCCCTCCGCACCATTTAGTATGAATGGAATTCCACCGATGGGACAGTCCAATCCTCAGCTAAGTGATGCGCTAAAACGTCTCTCGGCCGCCAAATATGGACGACCACGAGGGCAAGTCGAGCAAGAGATATTTGCTCGCCTGAGCGTCAAGAAAAATACCCCAGAGGGCATATCGGCAATGCCAGGCAATAACCCTTCGAGCATTGGCGGCGGGACGGGACGGTCGACCATTGGGTCGTCAGGCTCATCCTTCTTGGACGAGTGGTTGGCAAAACGCAAACAGCTGGCACCAACAACTCCGCCCGCCTCGTCACAGCCATTTGGCACGCCGCCGGTTAATACTCAGCTGATACCACCAAATTCTCCAATTAGTCCAATTACGACACATTCCGAGTTCCATAGTATGGCAGCGGGCCCAGTTCAGACTACTGTAGCCAAACCAGTGTCTTCACTTGCTACAGGTCCTGGTAGCCCTGCGACCGATGAGGATGAGCCGGTATCGGATAAACCTGCCGGTATAAGTCAGCCCGATAAAGATCCAAGCCACTTAAACCTAAATGATATAGCCGACAGCGAGGTATCGATTAAGTTGCGCTAG
- a CDS encoding divergent PAP2 family protein, with the protein MKLSPYLLAIVSSWVVAQGSKYLIVAIKSKNFGVLRQLYLSGNMPSAHSATVMSVATVVGFTQGFESALFGIAIMVAGVVMYDAIMVRRSVGEQGLAIQELIRVAKENERVTIPRAAKGHTPLEVLVGATLGALIGIVVFIATK; encoded by the coding sequence GTGAAACTGTCGCCCTACCTGTTAGCAATTGTTTCGAGCTGGGTTGTTGCCCAGGGGAGCAAATATCTGATTGTTGCTATAAAGAGCAAGAATTTCGGTGTATTACGACAGCTATATCTTTCTGGGAATATGCCCAGTGCACATAGTGCAACTGTTATGTCGGTGGCCACTGTCGTCGGCTTCACTCAGGGGTTCGAGTCTGCGCTATTCGGGATTGCGATCATGGTTGCTGGCGTTGTGATGTACGATGCGATTATGGTTCGTCGCTCGGTGGGTGAGCAGGGGCTCGCTATCCAGGAGCTTATCCGTGTTGCAAAAGAAAACGAGCGAGTAACGATTCCCCGTGCCGCTAAGGGTCATACCCCGCTTGAAGTTCTTGTCGGGGCAACGCTTGGCGCACTTATTGGTATTGTTGTCTTTATCGCTACGAAATAA
- a CDS encoding translation initiation factor IF-3, whose translation MLNATRTKESVINTSTRINEAIRARELRVIGTSGEQLGIMSRTDALRVAEEAGVDLVEISPNADPPVVKVVDWGKFQYQRMKEQQKNRRSNKASELKQMRFGLKIGTNDLEIKLRKIREFLSEGHKVKILIFYRGREMAHKELGYDLIDRVVSLLEDVAILEQKPMMAGRNLSIVIRSK comes from the coding sequence TTGCTAAACGCAACTCGAACAAAGGAGAGTGTAATCAACACATCAACTCGTATTAACGAAGCAATCCGTGCAAGAGAGCTTCGTGTCATTGGTACAAGCGGAGAACAGCTTGGCATTATGTCACGCACCGACGCGCTCAGGGTAGCCGAAGAGGCCGGAGTAGATTTGGTAGAAATATCACCAAATGCCGACCCACCTGTCGTGAAAGTCGTTGACTGGGGCAAGTTCCAGTACCAGCGGATGAAGGAACAGCAGAAGAATCGCCGCTCCAACAAGGCATCCGAGCTCAAACAAATGCGATTTGGTTTAAAGATTGGCACGAATGACCTGGAGATAAAACTACGCAAGATCAGAGAATTTCTCTCAGAAGGACACAAAGTGAAAATTCTTATTTTCTACCGCGGTCGCGAGATGGCTCATAAAGAACTTGGGTATGACCTTATCGATCGTGTCGTTTCCCTGCTCGAAGACGTAGCAATACTCGAACAGAAACCAATGATGGCAGGCCGCAACCTGAGCATCGTAATAAGGAGTAAGTAA
- the gyrA gene encoding DNA gyrase subunit A, whose protein sequence is MDDDMTTNVPTNDDDMDLDALPVESAGIEHRTIEKVMEDSFFRYSMSVIIDRALPDVRDGLKPVHRRILYSMNVNNNRSTAKFVKSALIVGDVMGKYHPHGDSAIYNAMVRLAQPWSLRYPLIQGQGNFGSMDGDEPAAMRYTEARMAKLADEMLVDIDKETIAFRDNYDGSRQEPVVLPAKVPNLLLNGQIGIAVGMATNIPSHNLSELVDATVELIENREVTTDDLLKHVKGPDFPTGATIYGGAPMRQAYQTGRGSVMMRAVADIVETKKGRHQIVVTEVPYGVNKATLIEKIAELVKDKKINGISDLNDESARGQVRIVIELKKDAYPKKLLNQLYKLTPLQTSFNFNMLALIDGVQPRILGLKEMLEEFVKHRQYVVRRRTEYELRKARERAHILEGYKIALDHIDEVIKTIRASKTQDEAEKALIAKFKLSEIQAKAILAMQLRRLTGLEREAIESELTGLLAMIKRFEEILADENEILAIIKTELLEMKEKYGDERRSKIINHELGKFSDEELIPDEDVVVLLTTENYIKRTLVSDYRRQNRGGKGKRGMTTKEEDVIDQLVTASTHDWLLFFTNKGRVFRLKAYEVPAASLAAKGVAAVNLLQLQPEEKITSIVGHSKNAGEEGYLFMATTKGTVKKTPLKDYANIRTNGLITINLDAGDELRWIKQTTGKNDVIISTSAGQAVRFNESDTRPMGRSARGVRGVRLRPNDCVVGMDIVTSDDQTLLVISERGFGKKTKVANFPSHKRGGVGIKAAVVTAKTGPIMSVQTIEPTMTEAILISKNGQTIRLSLDDIKLLGRTTQGVTIMRLGDGDAVSSIGMMEESIKDDIEEKDIK, encoded by the coding sequence ATGGACGATGATATGACAACAAACGTACCAACAAATGACGATGATATGGATCTTGATGCTCTGCCCGTAGAGTCAGCGGGTATTGAGCATCGTACTATTGAGAAAGTAATGGAAGATAGCTTCTTCCGCTACTCAATGAGCGTGATTATTGATCGTGCATTACCTGATGTGCGCGATGGACTAAAGCCGGTACATCGCCGCATTCTGTATTCCATGAATGTTAATAATAACCGATCAACAGCGAAGTTTGTAAAAAGTGCGCTTATCGTCGGTGATGTGATGGGTAAGTATCATCCACATGGTGACAGTGCCATCTATAACGCAATGGTTCGTCTTGCGCAACCATGGTCGCTTCGCTATCCACTTATTCAGGGGCAAGGGAACTTTGGTTCGATGGACGGGGACGAGCCAGCAGCAATGCGTTACACGGAAGCTCGCATGGCAAAACTAGCAGATGAGATGCTGGTTGATATCGACAAAGAAACGATTGCTTTTCGCGACAACTATGATGGCTCACGCCAAGAGCCCGTGGTTTTACCCGCAAAAGTACCAAACCTACTACTTAACGGCCAGATTGGCATCGCTGTCGGTATGGCGACAAACATTCCCTCGCATAATCTCAGCGAGCTGGTTGATGCTACAGTCGAGCTGATTGAGAATCGTGAAGTAACAACAGATGATCTTCTAAAACATGTCAAAGGTCCAGATTTTCCTACCGGAGCTACTATTTATGGCGGTGCCCCTATGAGGCAAGCATATCAGACGGGTCGAGGTAGCGTGATGATGCGAGCGGTTGCGGATATTGTTGAAACGAAGAAGGGCAGGCATCAAATCGTAGTAACTGAGGTTCCGTACGGAGTTAATAAGGCCACGCTGATTGAAAAAATCGCCGAGCTTGTTAAGGATAAAAAGATCAATGGTATAAGTGATCTTAACGATGAAAGCGCACGCGGCCAGGTACGCATAGTCATTGAGCTAAAAAAAGACGCATACCCCAAGAAACTTCTTAACCAGCTTTATAAGCTGACGCCACTCCAGACGAGTTTCAACTTTAACATGCTTGCGCTGATTGATGGGGTACAGCCACGGATCTTGGGTCTCAAAGAAATGCTTGAAGAGTTTGTGAAGCATCGTCAGTACGTCGTGCGTCGACGCACCGAATACGAGCTGCGCAAGGCTCGTGAACGTGCACATATTCTGGAAGGTTACAAAATAGCTCTTGACCACATTGACGAAGTTATTAAAACAATCCGCGCCAGTAAGACGCAAGATGAGGCCGAAAAGGCGTTGATCGCGAAGTTTAAATTAAGTGAGATACAGGCTAAAGCGATACTCGCGATGCAGCTTCGCCGACTCACTGGCCTTGAGCGTGAGGCGATTGAGAGCGAGCTCACAGGACTTCTAGCGATGATTAAACGTTTCGAGGAAATACTTGCTGACGAGAATGAAATCCTCGCCATCATAAAGACAGAACTGCTTGAAATGAAAGAGAAGTATGGTGATGAGCGCCGAAGCAAGATTATCAACCATGAATTGGGCAAGTTCAGCGATGAAGAGCTAATACCAGATGAAGATGTAGTTGTTCTTCTTACAACAGAAAACTACATTAAGCGCACACTTGTCAGTGATTATCGACGTCAGAACAGGGGCGGTAAGGGTAAGCGAGGTATGACCACAAAGGAAGAAGATGTCATCGATCAGCTTGTGACCGCATCGACCCATGATTGGCTACTCTTCTTTACAAACAAAGGTCGCGTATTCCGTTTGAAGGCTTATGAAGTTCCGGCTGCCAGCTTGGCCGCTAAAGGTGTTGCTGCAGTAAATCTGCTACAGTTGCAGCCCGAAGAGAAGATTACATCGATTGTGGGTCACTCGAAGAACGCGGGCGAAGAAGGATATTTGTTCATGGCCACTACAAAGGGTACCGTGAAGAAAACACCACTTAAGGATTATGCAAACATTCGAACCAACGGATTGATAACAATCAATCTCGATGCCGGAGATGAGTTGCGTTGGATTAAGCAAACAACCGGTAAAAATGATGTGATAATATCAACATCTGCTGGGCAGGCTGTGCGCTTCAATGAATCCGACACTCGTCCTATGGGTCGATCTGCACGCGGCGTACGTGGTGTGCGACTGAGGCCGAATGATTGTGTTGTTGGTATGGATATTGTGACAAGCGACGACCAGACGCTACTGGTTATTAGCGAGCGCGGTTTCGGCAAGAAGACGAAAGTAGCGAACTTCCCCAGTCATAAACGCGGGGGGGTGGGCATCAAAGCTGCGGTTGTGACGGCAAAAACTGGTCCAATAATGTCGGTCCAAACGATTGAACCAACCATGACAGAGGCGATACTGATATCTAAAAATGGTCAAACGATTCGGCTTAGCCTTGACGATATCAAGCTTCTAGGAAGGACCACCCAAGGTGTGACTATTATGCGACTTGGCGATGGAGATGCGGTTTCTTCGATTGGTATGATGGAAGAGAGTATCAAGGACGATATAGAAGAGAAGGATATCAAATAA
- a CDS encoding YifB family Mg chelatase-like AAA ATPase, translating into MGTVAKILSVAPIGFEGHIVEVESDITKGLPGLQIVGLGNKAIEEAKERVKSAISNSLLEYPAKRITVNLAPAELPKDGTHYDLPIALAILTSSGQLRNSDCLGAIFAGELSLDGYLRPISGAISIAETAKRAGIDTIFLPKAIATQATLVEGVNVYAIDSLKQLFLHLKQESVLTPISAPLNTFDNIPHQGAILDDIYGQEQAKRALIIAAAGHHNILFTGPPGAGKTMLAKTMVSLLPPLTNEECLEVTKLHSLAGILAGDIVRTRPFRAPHHTASQIALVGGGTHPRPGEVSLAHHGVLFLDEMPEYSRSALETLRQPLEDKAISVMRVGGRATYPADFMLIGTKNPCPCGYYGDPIHECTCSTSQVLTYQKRLSGPLLDRIDMVIPVSRIPNDQILATNSVSYSQHTSAEAAIAFARKVQSDRYKSGTKHNSSLTSSEIKKHIPLTSDVRSILTAAADNLGLSPRSYFKVVKVARTIADLDKEKDVLPRHISEALQYRQTT; encoded by the coding sequence ATGGGAACGGTAGCAAAAATTCTGTCTGTTGCACCAATTGGTTTTGAAGGCCATATTGTTGAAGTTGAGAGCGATATAACAAAAGGGTTGCCCGGGTTACAAATAGTTGGCTTGGGTAACAAAGCGATCGAAGAAGCTAAGGAGCGAGTAAAAAGCGCTATCAGCAACTCGCTACTCGAATACCCTGCCAAGCGAATTACTGTTAATCTTGCACCAGCCGAACTTCCGAAAGATGGAACACACTACGACCTGCCAATCGCACTCGCAATTCTTACGAGCAGTGGCCAGTTGCGTAACTCTGATTGCCTTGGGGCTATTTTCGCTGGGGAACTGTCTCTGGACGGGTATTTGCGTCCTATCAGTGGCGCGATATCTATCGCCGAAACAGCGAAACGTGCGGGTATAGACACGATTTTCTTACCTAAAGCCATCGCGACACAAGCCACACTGGTTGAAGGAGTAAACGTGTACGCAATCGATTCGCTCAAGCAGCTGTTTCTCCACCTAAAACAAGAGTCTGTTCTTACGCCAATCAGCGCACCGCTCAACACTTTTGACAATATTCCTCACCAGGGCGCTATTCTCGACGATATCTACGGCCAAGAACAGGCCAAGCGTGCCCTTATCATCGCCGCAGCTGGTCATCATAATATTCTCTTCACAGGCCCTCCTGGCGCCGGGAAAACGATGCTCGCAAAGACAATGGTCTCGCTCCTCCCCCCGCTCACGAATGAAGAATGCTTAGAGGTAACAAAACTCCATAGTCTTGCCGGCATTCTGGCAGGCGATATAGTGCGCACCCGGCCATTTCGCGCACCACACCATACAGCTAGTCAGATTGCACTGGTGGGCGGTGGCACACACCCAAGGCCGGGTGAAGTAAGCTTAGCGCATCACGGAGTGCTCTTCCTTGATGAGATGCCCGAGTACTCTCGTTCTGCTCTTGAAACACTGCGTCAGCCGCTTGAAGATAAGGCTATTTCGGTGATGCGCGTTGGCGGACGAGCCACCTATCCTGCTGACTTTATGCTCATTGGGACAAAAAATCCCTGTCCTTGCGGCTATTACGGAGACCCTATTCACGAATGCACCTGCAGCACTTCACAGGTTCTCACTTATCAAAAACGCCTTTCCGGCCCACTCCTCGATAGAATCGACATGGTCATCCCAGTTTCACGTATTCCGAATGATCAGATACTTGCAACAAATTCAGTGTCGTATTCACAACATACATCTGCTGAAGCTGCTATTGCTTTTGCGAGAAAAGTTCAGTCAGACAGATACAAATCAGGTACAAAACACAACAGTTCTTTGACAAGTAGTGAGATAAAGAAGCATATCCCACTCACTTCAGATGTCCGCAGTATCCTCACTGCTGCAGCCGATAACCTAGGACTTAGTCCGCGTAGTTACTTCAAGGTAGTAAAAGTAGCGAGGACAATCGCAGACCTAGACAAGGAAAAAGATGTGTTGCCTAGGCATATATCTGAAGCCCTGCAATACCGTCAAACTACTTGA